From one Melospiza melodia melodia isolate bMelMel2 chromosome 4, bMelMel2.pri, whole genome shotgun sequence genomic stretch:
- the LOC134417998 gene encoding inositol 1,4,5-trisphosphate receptor-interacting protein-like 1, whose product MEVRAKLQEEEKIRLQWEVEHLVLVKQSVLAWGDLLSSAQQHWQVWALAGLLLLLLALWCMWRKGSLRTEEQGEGHDGVNEEEVENVHAHEEDFGNEDEGDNEMEVEEDDSDDGHAEDVDNAAVNEAGNEAANAENVNDVGNQVQEFHDRADNFGRIIMERIQWPVQDLQGGCMWTRTLMEHFAIYFQLVLSNSFYPVLQGAIGVGSAFEGWSPREQDVVYQVLIPMTPPRGHSFHLELDTARQRRLRNFHIRVQQECTCTSEQQAENMLCFLHHPEEELRRHQDPSLLHTLCTGSYLDVEKTARWFYQLVRAIWPALPESHHWHLVLLPPRRSCQFKVTNGRESYRIEILFGVRQGNSDVFVSSQPRQAHTSSTIWPESYAVAEMKFFRYIARWAPPDSLHLKCLQFFTRLQLGLGFSTYTIKTIVMHLLSILPASQWRRRHFVRRLMDIRESLRTCVESRRLNHFIVGNRRLPEGIRLPPAVLMATSRNLFHDLVMDPVAHSQAMNQYMDLQHWLKRILRNEHPSRPAVSGKPLGLVLSLQALVHCRSQVSAGPGAESERPQEGGPGEGLGEHWGQECHHEDSKQGLVWPSGREGTGQALRPCQLELGALECCWQRAVGDPCSSKDTGF is encoded by the exons ATGGAGGTGCGTGCCAAGCTCCAGGAAGAGGAGAAGATTCGTCTGCAGTGGGAGGTGGAGCATCTGGTCCTGGTGAAGCAGAGTGTCTTGGCCTGGGGAGAcctgctctcctctgcccagcagcactggcaggtctGGGCTcttgctgggctcctgctccttCTCTTGGCACTGTGGTGTATGTGGAGGAAAGGGAGCCTGAGGACAGAGGAGCAAGGAGAAGGACATGATGGTGTAAATGAAGAGGAGGTTGAAAATGTGCATGCACATGAAGAAGACTTTGGAAATGAAGATGAAGGAGACAATGAAATGGAGGTGGAGGAAGACGACAGTGATGATGGCCATGCAGAGGATGTCGACAATGCTGCTGTGAATGAAGCTGGCAATGAGGCTGCCAATGCAGAGAACGTCAATGACGTTGGAAATCAAGTGCAAGAATTCCATGATCGTGCCGACAACTTTGGAAGAATCATAATGGAGCGCATACAGTGGCCTGTGCAGGACCTGCAGGGAGGATGCATGTGGACAAGAACCCTGATGGAGCATTTTGCAATTTATTTTCAATTGGTCTTGTCCAACAGTTTCTATCCGGTGCTGCAAGGAGCCATTGGGGTGGGCAGTGCCTTCGAAGGTTGGAGTCCCCGGGAGCAGGATGTTGTGTACCAGGTGCTCATACCCATGACACCTCCCCGAGGGCACAGCTTCCACCTAGAGCTGGACACTGCACGGCAGAGGCGCTTGAGGAACTTCCACATCCGCGTGCAGCAGGAGTGCACCTGCACGAGTGAGCAGCAGGCTGAGAACATGCTGTGCTTCCTGCACCACCCtgaggaggagctgaggaggCATCAGGATCCCAGCCTCCTTCATACCCTGTGCACGGGCTCCTACCTGGACGTGGAGAAAACTGCCCGCTGGTTCTACCAGCTGGTGAGAGCAATCTGGCCGGCTTTGCCTGAGTCACACCATTGGCATTTAGTGCTGCTGCCCCCCAGACGCTCCTGCCAGTTCAAGGTGACCAATGGCAGAGAAAGCTACCGGATCGAGATACTCTTTGGGGTGCGGCAAGGCAACTCAGACgtctttgtgagcagccagcctAGGCAAGCCCACACCTCCAGCACAATCTGGCCAGAGAGCTACGCTGTGGCCGAGATGAAGTTCTTCAGGTACATTGCCAGGTGGGCTCCCCCTGACAGCTTGCACCTGAAATGCCTGCAGTTCTTCACTCGTCTTCAGCTGGGCTTAGGCTTTTCCACCTATACCATCAAGACCATTGTCATGCACCTCCTGAGCATCTTGCCCGCGTCACAGTGGCGCAGGAGACATTTTGTGAGGCGGCTGATGGATATCAGAGAGAGCCTGCGCACGTGTGTGGAAAGCAGACGCCTCAATCACTTCATTGTGGGCAACCGGAGGCTTCCTGAGGGCATCCGCTTGCCCCCAGCGGTCCTAATGGCCACGTCACGCAATCTCTTCCATGACCTGGTGATGGATCCCGTTGCCCACTCTCAGGCAATGAACCAGTACATGGATCTGCAGCATTGGTTGAAACGGATCCTTAGAAATGAACA CCCAAGCCGGCCCGCTGTCAGCGGGAAGCCACTGggcctggtgctgtccctgcaggcccttgTCCACTGCCGCTCTCAGGTCTCAGCTGGGCCTGGTGCAGAGAGTGAAAGGCCGCAGGAAGGTGGCCCCGGAGAaggccttggagaacactggggcCAGGAGTGCCACCATGAGGACAGCAAGCAGGGCCTGGTGTGGCCGTCAGGgcgggagggcacagggcaggcgctGAGGCCCTGCCAactggagctgggagctctggagtgctgctggcagagagcCGTGGGAGATCCGTGCAGCAGCAAGGACACGGGCTTCTAG